Part of the Streptomyces sp. NBC_01471 genome is shown below.
GTCCGTGGGGTCGGGGACCCGGCGGACGTAGCCCAGGCGTTCTAGCTGGTCGACCAGCACGCTGGCACTCTGCTTGCTCATTTGTGCCTGGTCAGCGAGGTCCGTGAGGCGCGAACCGTCAGAGGCGACGCGTTGGAACACCCGGCACTGGGCGAGGGTCCAGTCGTCGAACCCGGCATCCTGCAGGGCCCGGAACATCCGGTCCTCGGTGTACCGGTACGGGATGAACAACGACATCCCCAGGTCAACCCGCTGCTCGTCGTCCATACCACTCTCGGCTCCGTCGCCCGCCCGATCCCACGAGGTTCACACCCTACGACAACCGTCGCCGGGCCGGACCGCCGCCGGCCCCGGCCGCGGCACCGGCCCCGGCCGCGGCCGCGGTGGCGCGTGCGCGGCTCCGTGCCCGCCGTGTTCCGTACACGCCGCCCACCCCTCAGCCATCTCGCGCAGGTTGCGGTTGCCGTCGGCGCTTCCACATGACTACAGTAGTCAATGTTCCTGACTAAGCCAGCTGGCTCGCCGAGGGACGACCGATACGACCCCAGGGCTGTTCACATCCGGACAAGACAGAGAGAACGCAGGTAGCGCGATGACATCGACATCAAGTCTGGCTGGCAAGCGAGTCCTGGTCACGGGAGGCAGCAGCGGGATTGGCGCCGCGGTCGTGCGGCGGCTCGCCGCCGAGGGAGCCAC
Proteins encoded:
- a CDS encoding MarR family transcriptional regulator, with the protein product MDDEQRVDLGMSLFIPYRYTEDRMFRALQDAGFDDWTLAQCRVFQRVASDGSRLTDLADQAQMSKQSASVLVDQLERLGYVRRVPDPTDGRARLIVIEERGRRAVEIASATLDEILAEWKTYLGTRNFTLLHQILDQLREITDPYAR